One segment of Marvinbryantia formatexigens DSM 14469 DNA contains the following:
- a CDS encoding LL-diaminopimelate aminotransferase: protein MAKVNDNYLKLPGSYLFSTIGKKVAAYSAANPDKKIIRLGIGDVTQPLAPAIITALHGAVDEMAHAETFHGYAPDLGYEFLRNAIAKNDYVDRGCDISADEIFVSDGAKCDSANIQEIFSLDNKIAVCDPVYPVYVDSNVMAGRTGTWNPQTETWSDVIYMPCTAENNFAPELPSRTPDLIYLCFPNNPTGSTITKEELQVWVDYANSVGAIIIYDAAYEAYISEEDVPHSIYECEGARTCAIELRSFSKNAGFTGVRLGFTVVPKELKAGDTFLHPLWARRHGTKYNGAPYIVQRAGEAVYSPEGKAQLREQVAYYMKNAAAIYDGLSEMGYTVSGGINAPYIWLKTPDDMTSWEFFDYLLEKANVVGTPGSGFGPSGEGYFRLTAFGSYENTVAALERIRRM from the coding sequence ATGGCAAAGGTAAATGATAATTATTTGAAGCTGCCGGGCAGCTATCTGTTTTCTACAATCGGCAAAAAGGTAGCCGCGTATTCGGCGGCAAATCCGGATAAGAAAATCATCCGCCTGGGGATTGGCGATGTGACGCAGCCGCTGGCGCCGGCAATTATCACGGCGCTGCACGGCGCGGTGGACGAGATGGCGCACGCGGAGACGTTTCATGGCTATGCGCCGGATCTGGGCTATGAGTTTTTAAGAAATGCGATTGCGAAAAACGATTACGTCGACCGCGGCTGTGATATTTCTGCGGACGAGATTTTTGTGTCGGACGGTGCAAAGTGCGATTCGGCAAATATCCAGGAAATTTTCAGCCTGGATAATAAGATTGCGGTCTGCGACCCCGTATATCCGGTATACGTGGATTCTAATGTGATGGCGGGCAGGACCGGGACCTGGAATCCGCAGACGGAAACCTGGAGCGATGTGATTTATATGCCGTGTACGGCGGAAAATAATTTTGCGCCGGAGCTGCCCTCCCGGACGCCGGATCTGATTTATCTGTGCTTCCCGAACAATCCGACCGGCTCCACCATCACGAAGGAGGAGCTGCAGGTCTGGGTGGACTATGCAAATAGCGTAGGTGCGATTATTATTTACGATGCCGCCTACGAGGCATATATTTCGGAAGAGGATGTGCCGCATTCCATCTATGAGTGCGAGGGCGCGCGCACCTGTGCGATCGAGCTGCGCAGCTTCTCGAAAAATGCCGGTTTCACCGGCGTGCGCCTTGGCTTCACGGTCGTTCCGAAGGAGCTGAAGGCGGGCGATACCTTCCTGCATCCGCTGTGGGCGCGGCGCCACGGCACAAAATACAACGGCGCACCCTATATTGTGCAGCGCGCGGGCGAGGCGGTTTACTCCCCGGAGGGAAAGGCGCAGCTCAGGGAGCAGGTAGCGTATTATATGAAAAATGCCGCCGCGATTTATGATGGACTGAGCGAGATGGGCTATACGGTATCCGGCGGCATCAACGCGCCGTATATCTGGCTGAAGACACCGGATGATATGACCTCATGGGAATTTTTCGATTACCTTCTTGAAAAGGCAAACGTTGTCGGAACGCCCGGCTCCGGCTTCGGACCGAGCGGGGAAGGGTACTTCAGGCTCACCGCCTTTGGCAGCTACGAAAACACCGTGGCGGCGCTTGAACGGATCAGAAGGATGTAA
- the dapF gene encoding diaminopimelate epimerase, with product MKFTKMHGIGNDYVYVNCFKETVEDPEKTAILVSDRHFGIGSDGLILIKPSSVADGKMEMYNADGSQGAMCGNGIRCVAKYMYDYGITDKTSISVETKSGIKYLDLTVENGKVSAVRVNMGSPVLQAAAIPAVSEKETVIDEPVTVNGREWRLTCVSMGNPHAVTYVEDVKHLDIEKIGPEFEHHPMFPDRVNTEFAHVIDRHTVEMRVWERGSGETLACGTGACATAVASVLNGYTEDEVTVKLLGGDLKIFWDRKENNVYMTGSATTVFDGEIAL from the coding sequence ATGAAGTTTACGAAAATGCATGGAATCGGAAACGATTATGTTTATGTGAACTGCTTTAAGGAGACGGTGGAGGATCCGGAGAAAACGGCAATCCTGGTCAGTGACCGTCATTTCGGAATCGGCTCCGACGGTCTGATTCTGATTAAGCCGTCGTCGGTTGCGGATGGGAAAATGGAAATGTACAACGCGGACGGCTCCCAGGGAGCAATGTGCGGCAACGGTATCCGCTGCGTGGCGAAATATATGTACGATTACGGGATTACGGATAAAACCAGCATCAGCGTGGAGACGAAGAGCGGTATAAAATACCTTGACCTCACGGTGGAGAATGGAAAGGTCTCTGCTGTCAGGGTGAATATGGGCTCTCCGGTTCTGCAGGCGGCCGCCATACCGGCAGTTTCTGAAAAGGAGACGGTGATTGACGAGCCGGTGACGGTGAACGGCAGAGAGTGGCGGCTTACCTGTGTTTCTATGGGCAATCCGCACGCTGTGACCTATGTGGAGGATGTGAAGCATCTGGATATTGAGAAAATCGGCCCGGAGTTTGAGCATCATCCGATGTTTCCGGACAGGGTGAATACGGAATTTGCGCATGTGATTGACCGCCATACAGTGGAAATGCGCGTGTGGGAGCGCGGCTCCGGCGAGACGCTTGCCTGCGGTACCGGGGCGTGCGCGACGGCGGTTGCCTCTGTCCTGAATGGCTATACGGAGGATGAGGTGACGGTGAAGCTTCTGGGCGGCGACCTGAAAATTTTCTGGGACAGAAAGGAAAATAATGTTTACATGACCGGAAGTGCGACGACGGTATTTGACGGGGAAATTGCACTCTGA
- a CDS encoding ANTAR domain-containing response regulator: MVSIIVVFPKAEDAKNIRNILVRSGYRVAAVCTSGAQVLQVADRIGEGIVVCGYKFSDVMYSDLLADLPESFEMLLIASRSVLELCDDRGIVCLELPLKIHDLANTLEMMMGNLLRRKKRKKLQPKVRSEEEIRLIADAKRLLMERNSMTEEEAHRYMQKCSMDSGTNIVETAQMVFALMKY, translated from the coding sequence TTGGTAAGTATCATTGTGGTGTTCCCGAAGGCGGAGGATGCGAAAAACATCCGCAATATTCTTGTCCGCAGCGGATACCGGGTGGCTGCCGTCTGCACCAGCGGTGCGCAGGTTCTGCAGGTCGCTGACCGTATCGGGGAGGGTATTGTTGTGTGCGGCTACAAATTTTCCGATGTGATGTACAGCGATCTGCTGGCGGACCTTCCGGAGAGCTTTGAGATGCTGCTGATTGCTTCCCGCAGTGTCCTGGAGCTGTGCGATGACCGGGGAATCGTCTGCCTGGAGCTTCCGCTGAAGATTCATGACCTTGCAAATACGCTGGAAATGATGATGGGAAATCTTCTGCGGCGGAAAAAGAGGAAAAAGCTGCAGCCGAAGGTGCGATCGGAGGAGGAAATCAGGCTGATTGCCGATGCAAAGCGGCTTCTGATGGAACGCAACAGCATGACGGAGGAGGAAGCACACCGCTATATGCAGAAATGCAGCATGGACAGCGGGACAAATATTGTGGAAACGGCGCAGATGGTGTTTGCGCTGATGAAGTATTAA
- a CDS encoding Fic family protein — translation MYMTVKQAAEKWGISDRRVRILCSEGKIPGVTREGRSWKIPADAKKPEDGRYKTAESLLAMIDRKKIELDSRRPLTAGEVERLTEEFVVEYTYNSNAIEGNTLTLRETDMVLRGLTIDQKPLKDHMEAVGHKEAFDFIQDLVKAQVPLSESIIKQIHYLVLADKRDDRGVYRRVPVRIMGAKHEPVQPYLIQPKMEQLLESYRNSTEHIIPRLARFHIEFEGIHPFIDGNGRTGRLLVNLELMKDGYPPIDIKFTDRVAYYNAFDEYHVNHNLDAMEKLFAGYVNTRLDSYLAMLEE, via the coding sequence ATGTACATGACAGTGAAACAAGCAGCAGAGAAATGGGGGATTTCAGATAGAAGAGTTCGTATATTATGTTCAGAGGGGAAGATTCCGGGTGTTACCCGCGAAGGGCGCAGTTGGAAAATTCCTGCAGATGCGAAGAAACCGGAGGACGGTAGGTATAAAACAGCAGAGAGTCTGCTTGCAATGATTGATAGGAAAAAAATCGAGCTGGATTCCCGACGACCTTTGACAGCGGGAGAGGTGGAAAGGCTGACAGAGGAATTTGTAGTTGAATACACTTACAATTCCAATGCGATAGAGGGAAACACGCTGACTTTGCGAGAGACAGATATGGTTCTGCGTGGTTTGACGATTGATCAGAAGCCGTTGAAAGATCATATGGAAGCGGTCGGACATAAGGAAGCTTTTGACTTTATACAGGATTTGGTAAAAGCTCAGGTACCATTATCAGAGAGCATTATCAAGCAGATTCATTATTTGGTGTTGGCTGATAAAAGGGATGACCGAGGCGTTTACAGAAGAGTTCCGGTAAGAATTATGGGTGCAAAGCATGAACCAGTGCAGCCATATCTGATACAGCCTAAGATGGAGCAGTTGCTAGAGTCTTATAGAAACAGTACAGAGCATATCATTCCACGGCTTGCACGGTTTCATATTGAGTTTGAGGGTATCCATCCTTTCATCGACGGAAATGGTCGGACAGGACGGCTGCTTGTGAATCTGGAATTGATGAAAGACGGGTATCCTCCAATAGATATTAAGTTTACAGATCGGGTTGCTTATTATAATGCGTTTGATGAATATCATGTAAATCATAATCTGGATGCGATGGAAAAGTTGTTTGCCGGGTATGTGAATACAAGGTTGGACAGCTATCTGGCAATGTTGGAAGAATGA
- a CDS encoding helix-turn-helix domain-containing protein produces MTRAYQEIYLSKAQAVMGDAFDYAVNTCAIPGTDFVKLFIASSVSKRMENGEPAYLAGKSGIEIVREIVAETRGQELQIEPQEHFGRSKEYWIGWAVAYYQWYSGRKYCDIFKVLSFEDLQKMYYTLHEADITKFVDIVDSKIKEYFSETNLKRIRTAYGFTQAELAERSGVSLRSIQMYEQRNKNINKASADSMYSLARALGCTMEDLIER; encoded by the coding sequence ATGACTCGCGCATACCAAGAAATATATCTGAGTAAGGCACAAGCGGTGATGGGAGATGCCTTTGATTATGCAGTCAATACTTGCGCTATTCCTGGAACAGATTTTGTGAAACTGTTTATTGCAAGTTCTGTGAGCAAGCGAATGGAAAATGGGGAACCTGCTTATCTTGCAGGTAAAAGCGGCATTGAAATCGTTCGGGAGATCGTTGCAGAAACCAGAGGACAAGAGCTTCAAATAGAACCGCAAGAGCATTTTGGACGCTCAAAGGAATACTGGATTGGTTGGGCTGTTGCTTATTACCAGTGGTATTCAGGCAGGAAGTATTGCGATATTTTTAAGGTCCTTTCTTTTGAGGATTTGCAAAAAATGTACTACACTCTCCACGAAGCGGATATCACAAAATTTGTTGACATTGTGGATTCAAAAATAAAAGAGTATTTTTCTGAAACTAATTTAAAGCGCATTCGTACAGCATATGGATTTACTCAGGCAGAATTAGCGGAACGTTCCGGTGTTAGCCTTCGTTCGATTCAAATGTATGAACAGCGAAACAAAAACATCAACAAAGCAAGTGCGGATTCAATGTACAGCCTTGCTAGGGCTTTGGGCTGCACAATGGAGGATTTGATTGAGCGATAA
- a CDS encoding MarR family winged helix-turn-helix transcriptional regulator, producing the protein MEDSVCGMLIKQINSELEKNANNMLRKDDLTVSQIGALMELDESIEKQMELKELEEVLHIAKPTVVGIVKRLEDKGFVISTRSIQDKRIRIIQLTPLGEECCRRAKERMEQAEMALTSSLTETERRILITLLQKVRNSF; encoded by the coding sequence ATGGAAGATAGTGTATGTGGTATGCTAATCAAACAAATTAACAGCGAGCTGGAAAAAAATGCAAATAATATGCTCCGCAAGGATGATCTGACAGTATCGCAAATCGGCGCTTTGATGGAACTTGACGAAAGCATTGAAAAGCAGATGGAATTAAAAGAACTGGAAGAGGTGCTGCATATTGCAAAACCTACAGTGGTAGGAATCGTAAAGCGGCTGGAGGATAAAGGATTTGTCATAAGTACCCGAAGCATACAGGATAAACGGATTCGAATCATACAGCTCACTCCTTTGGGAGAGGAATGTTGCCGCAGGGCGAAAGAACGTATGGAACAAGCCGAAATGGCATTGACTTCCTCTCTGACAGAAACAGAGCGGCGTATTTTAATTACACTTTTGCAGAAGGTTCGCAATTCATTTTAG
- a CDS encoding DUF3990 domain-containing protein, giving the protein MGKLITIYHGSEKNVEQPVFGEGKKNNDFGLGFYCTVSEELAKEWAVSSLRDGFSNRYTLDTEYLNILNLNSPDYTILNWIAVLVEHRLFSIKTPVARRAKRYLIDNFSVNVNAYDLITGYRADDSYFDYAESFLNNGISVEQLACAMRLGKLGEQIVIKSKFAFSRLKYEGFDVAEKDLYYVLRKARDDEANQLYLEMLEEESDGLYIQDIMRGGIKNDDSRIPRNISE; this is encoded by the coding sequence ATGGGTAAACTGATTACGATATATCACGGTTCGGAAAAAAATGTGGAGCAGCCGGTTTTTGGCGAAGGCAAGAAGAATAACGATTTTGGACTTGGCTTTTACTGTACGGTAAGTGAGGAACTTGCAAAAGAATGGGCGGTATCTTCTTTACGTGATGGATTTTCCAATCGCTATACGCTGGATACCGAATATTTGAACATTTTAAATTTGAATAGTCCTGATTATACAATTCTTAACTGGATTGCCGTCTTGGTGGAACATCGCCTGTTTTCGATAAAAACCCCTGTGGCAAGACGAGCAAAGCGATATTTGATTGATAATTTCAGTGTTAATGTAAATGCCTATGACTTGATTACAGGTTACCGCGCGGATGATTCTTATTTTGATTATGCAGAGTCGTTTCTTAATAACGGTATTTCTGTAGAACAACTTGCATGTGCCATGCGACTTGGAAAGCTGGGGGAACAAATCGTTATTAAGTCAAAGTTTGCCTTTTCCAGGCTGAAATATGAAGGTTTTGATGTTGCAGAGAAGGACCTGTACTATGTTCTTCGCAAAGCCAGAGATGATGAAGCTAATCAGTTGTATCTGGAGATGCTTGAAGAGGAGAGTGATGGACTGTACATTCAGGATATTATGAGAGGAGGCATTAAGAACGATGACTCGCGCATACCAAGAAATATATCTGAGTAA
- a CDS encoding DUF4180 domain-containing protein encodes MTIQQLEKNGTHIAWIPEKELLITDVQSALDLAATVKYETGCTSIILDKASVCGDFFILSTGLAGEILQKFTNYGIRAAFVGDYSGYTSKPLHDFIYESNHGRSFFFVPTKEEAIEKLCQ; translated from the coding sequence ATGACAATTCAACAATTAGAAAAGAACGGAACCCACATTGCATGGATTCCGGAAAAAGAACTTTTGATTACAGACGTGCAGAGTGCTTTGGACCTTGCTGCTACTGTAAAATACGAAACCGGATGCACTTCCATAATTCTGGACAAGGCATCCGTATGCGGTGATTTCTTCATCCTCAGCACAGGGCTTGCCGGGGAAATCCTCCAGAAATTCACAAATTATGGTATCCGCGCAGCCTTTGTCGGCGATTACTCCGGCTACACCAGCAAACCGCTCCATGATTTTATCTACGAGAGCAATCACGGCAGAAGTTTCTTCTTTGTGCCGACCAAAGAAGAAGCCATTGAGAAACTCTGCCAGTAA
- a CDS encoding ABC transporter permease, translating to MDETVMAAAMDTWLVETPDDEILLSIYDEYINGTTYEKNLETFGKVSYDAPASISIYTDSFEDKEAVSQCIENYNKTVDEDSRISYTDYVELLTSSLTSIVDVISYVLIAFVAVSLIVSCIMIGIITHISVMERTKEIGILRAMGASKRNISEVFNAETFLIGLCAGVLGIAISALLTIPINAVLQSLLGATNLSVSLPINYAVVLIVLSMIITVIGGLLPAKKAAKKDPVIALRTE from the coding sequence ATGGATGAAACGGTCATGGCTGCGGCTATGGATACATGGCTGGTTGAAACTCCTGACGATGAGATTCTGCTTTCCATTTATGACGAGTACATTAATGGAACAACTTATGAAAAAAATCTGGAGACCTTCGGAAAAGTGAGCTATGATGCGCCTGCCTCAATCAGCATTTATACAGACAGCTTTGAGGATAAGGAAGCTGTGTCCCAGTGTATTGAAAATTACAATAAAACAGTGGATGAGGACAGTCGGATCAGCTACACCGACTATGTAGAACTTTTGACTTCTTCCCTTACCTCTATAGTAGATGTGATTTCCTATGTGCTGATCGCGTTTGTTGCCGTATCGCTGATCGTGTCCTGCATTATGATCGGTATTATTACTCATATTTCCGTTATGGAGCGCACGAAGGAGATCGGTATTCTGCGGGCAATGGGTGCATCAAAACGTAATATTTCGGAAGTGTTCAATGCGGAAACTTTCTTGATTGGCCTTTGTGCAGGTGTGCTTGGCATAGCGATTTCTGCATTGCTGACTATCCCGATCAATGCAGTTCTCCAGAGTCTGCTTGGAGCAACGAACCTCAGTGTGTCTCTGCCAATTAACTACGCAGTTGTTTTGATTGTGCTCAGCATGATTATTACTGTTATCGGCGGTTTACTTCCGGCGAAAAAGGCAGCGAAGAAAGACCCTGTGATTGCTCTGCGTACAGAATAA